Proteins encoded within one genomic window of Empedobacter falsenii:
- the guaB gene encoding IMP dehydrogenase, whose protein sequence is MPLTDKILQTGFTFDDVLLVPAYSEILPNQVSLQTRFTDNITLNIPIVSAAMDTVSEARLAIALAREGGLSFVHKNMSIEEQANEIDMVKRSENGMISDPITLSRHHKLQDAVNLMEKYKISGLPVVEEDRTLVGIITNRDIRYQENFDQLVEDVMTKENIITSDIDTDLKKAKEILSRYRIEKLPIVDENNKLIGLITIKDIDNLTEFPNACKDTKGRLRVGAGVGVGADTLERVQALVNKGVDIVALDSAHGHSAGVISKVAEVRNAFPELDIVGGNIVTAEAAKALIDAGANALKVGVGPGSICTTRVVAGVGVPQLSAIHDVHSYAKTRNVSIIGDGGIKLSGDIVKAVAAGANLVMLGSLFAGTDEAPGEEIIFQGRKFKAYQGMGSLAAMKRGSKDRYFQADAKKLVPEGIEGRVPHKGSIAEVVYQLCGGLRAGMGYCGTPTIQDLIENGKFVRITGAGLHESHPHDVVITKEAPNYSN, encoded by the coding sequence ATGCCTTTAACAGACAAAATTCTACAAACGGGCTTCACTTTTGACGATGTGTTATTAGTGCCTGCCTACTCAGAGATATTACCGAACCAAGTATCTCTACAAACAAGATTCACAGACAATATCACCCTTAACATTCCGATAGTTTCTGCAGCAATGGATACTGTATCCGAAGCAAGATTAGCTATTGCATTAGCGCGTGAAGGAGGTTTATCTTTCGTTCACAAAAATATGTCGATCGAAGAACAAGCGAATGAAATTGATATGGTAAAACGTTCGGAAAACGGAATGATTTCTGATCCAATTACTTTATCTCGTCATCACAAGTTACAAGACGCAGTAAACTTAATGGAGAAATATAAAATCTCTGGTTTACCTGTTGTTGAAGAGGATAGAACATTGGTTGGAATTATTACAAATCGTGATATTCGTTACCAAGAAAACTTCGATCAATTGGTAGAAGATGTGATGACAAAAGAAAATATCATCACTTCTGATATTGATACTGACCTTAAGAAAGCAAAAGAAATTCTTTCTCGTTACCGTATCGAAAAATTACCAATCGTTGACGAAAACAATAAATTAATTGGATTAATCACGATTAAAGATATTGACAACTTAACAGAATTCCCTAACGCATGTAAAGACACAAAAGGTCGCTTACGTGTTGGAGCAGGTGTAGGAGTTGGTGCTGATACATTAGAACGTGTTCAAGCTTTAGTAAACAAAGGTGTTGATATCGTAGCGTTAGATTCTGCTCACGGACATTCAGCTGGAGTTATTAGTAAAGTTGCTGAAGTTAGAAATGCTTTCCCAGAATTAGATATTGTTGGAGGAAATATTGTAACTGCAGAAGCTGCAAAAGCTTTGATTGATGCTGGAGCAAATGCTTTAAAAGTTGGTGTTGGACCAGGGTCTATCTGTACAACTCGTGTTGTAGCTGGTGTTGGTGTACCTCAGCTTTCTGCTATTCATGATGTACATTCTTATGCTAAAACAAGAAACGTTTCGATTATTGGAGATGGTGGAATCAAATTATCAGGTGATATTGTAAAAGCAGTTGCTGCTGGTGCAAACTTGGTGATGTTAGGAAGTTTATTTGCTGGAACAGATGAAGCGCCAGGAGAAGAAATTATTTTCCAAGGTCGTAAATTCAAAGCATATCAAGGAATGGGTTCTTTAGCTGCAATGAAACGCGGTTCTAAAGATCGTTATTTCCAAGCTGATGCGAAAAAATTAGTTCCAGAAGGAATCGAAGGTCGTGTTCCTCACAAAGGTTCTATTGCAGAAGTTGTTTACCAATTATGTGGTGGATTACGTGCTGGAATGGGATATTGCGGAACTCCAACAATTCAAGATTTAATTGAAAACGGAAAATTTGTACGTATCACAGGTGCTGGTTTACACGAATCTCACCCACATGATGTTGTCATTACAAAAGAGGCTCCTAATTATTCGAATTAA
- a CDS encoding SusD/RagB family nutrient-binding outer membrane lipoprotein encodes MKINKTIILSALLGSALLSSCDNGFEEMNISPNAPENAPTYTIFPIATKIFVDEMRDGWVSGRMLLPWVQYSAQRNYTEEDKYAYRTTTGDQAWNASYRSLSNLKKVISICTDPVLGPQQAAYGDVDTQIAVARIMMAYEFLDLTNYFGDVPYWSLSGAKNPDFQALQIDTYAQPKYVKQEVIFKNLLQELKEAEAQLDITEKNVFTSPENKIGDQIYFGEASKWKKFANSLRLRIANQIKDVYPEAKAEMQDAIAKGVFTSNEDNALQHYGTSAVEGSPFWSEFFVGNRNDFYVNNQLIRLLKGQSGNYGVDPRLQKYAAPLGTSKANAGSGNYVETDDITKYQGIPYGLPSDRLSSNNQVSKVSPFSKTIFSADYAEVLMEYSEVEFLLSEANGWNQTNYVNGVIASMQKWGVDQAKIDAYVAALPAANKENVITQKYIALYMQPQTAWVEYRRTGYPNGNILLLPGQTGYEIDGTPYVFTPLVAGMTDIPYRISYPLGEQTLNTTNWNEAVSAYGGKDPINGKLWWMTK; translated from the coding sequence ATGAAAATCAATAAAACAATTATATTATCAGCATTACTAGGAAGTGCTTTATTATCTTCTTGCGATAATGGATTTGAAGAAATGAATATTAGTCCTAATGCACCCGAAAATGCGCCTACATATACAATCTTTCCAATTGCAACTAAAATATTTGTTGATGAAATGAGAGATGGATGGGTGTCTGGACGTATGTTATTGCCTTGGGTACAATATTCAGCACAGAGAAACTATACAGAAGAGGATAAATACGCTTATCGTACGACAACAGGAGATCAAGCATGGAACGCAAGTTATCGATCTTTATCTAACTTAAAAAAGGTAATAAGTATTTGTACAGACCCTGTTTTAGGACCACAACAAGCTGCTTACGGAGATGTAGATACTCAAATTGCTGTAGCGAGAATTATGATGGCTTACGAATTCTTGGATTTGACAAATTATTTCGGTGATGTTCCATATTGGTCATTAAGTGGTGCAAAGAATCCAGATTTTCAAGCTTTACAAATTGATACATATGCTCAACCTAAATATGTTAAGCAAGAAGTTATCTTTAAAAATTTGTTACAAGAGCTAAAAGAAGCTGAAGCGCAATTGGATATTACTGAAAAGAATGTATTTACAAGTCCTGAAAATAAAATTGGTGACCAAATTTACTTTGGAGAAGCATCTAAATGGAAAAAATTTGCCAACTCTTTACGTTTAAGAATTGCTAACCAAATTAAAGATGTATATCCTGAAGCGAAAGCTGAAATGCAAGATGCTATTGCAAAAGGTGTTTTTACCTCAAATGAAGACAATGCTTTGCAACATTATGGAACATCTGCTGTAGAAGGTTCTCCATTTTGGAGCGAATTTTTTGTAGGAAATAGAAATGACTTCTATGTGAATAATCAGTTAATTAGATTATTAAAAGGACAATCTGGTAATTATGGAGTTGATCCACGTTTACAAAAATATGCTGCACCTTTAGGAACATCAAAAGCTAACGCTGGTTCAGGTAACTATGTAGAAACGGATGATATTACAAAATATCAAGGAATTCCTTATGGATTACCTTCTGATCGTTTATCATCAAATAATCAGGTATCTAAAGTATCTCCATTTTCAAAAACTATTTTCTCTGCAGATTATGCTGAGGTTTTAATGGAATACTCAGAAGTAGAATTCTTGTTATCAGAAGCTAATGGTTGGAACCAAACTAATTATGTGAATGGTGTGATAGCATCTATGCAAAAATGGGGAGTAGATCAAGCTAAAATTGATGCTTATGTAGCTGCATTACCAGCTGCAAATAAAGAAAATGTAATTACTCAAAAGTATATTGCTTTGTATATGCAGCCTCAAACTGCTTGGGTAGAATATAGACGTACAGGATATCCTAATGGTAATATTTTATTATTACCTGGTCAAACTGGATATGAAATAGATGGTACTCCATACGTATTCACTCCATTAGTAGCAGGTATGACTGATATTCCGTATAGAATTTCATATCCATTAGGTGAACAAACTCTTAATACTACAAATTGGAATGAAGCAGTTTCAGCTTATGGTGGAAAGGATCCAATTAATGGAAAATTATGGTGGATGACTAAATAA